GCAGTGACAGAGTACTGGTCACCGCAGACGAGGGTCTGTGTTCTGCGAGCGGCGGCCGACGAACGGCCATTCGTGCCTTTTGATTGGTTCAGCTTATCGGATCACAGCAGAAGGGCCGGCCCACTTTGGGTCGGCCCTTCTGCTGTTCGGCGGATGCTATACTGCCCGTCCCGTCCCCAACCCCCAAGGCACATCCGTCGATGATCTTCGAGCTCTTCCGCAACCCGATCCAAGGGGTCGCGCTCATCACCGCGCTCGTCATCGGGTTGACGTTCCACGAGTACGCGCACGCTTGGTGGGCCAACCATCTCGGTGACGACACGGCGGCGCGCCTTGGCCGGCTGACGCTCAACCCGATCAAGCACCTCGATCCGCTCGGCTCGCTGATGATGCTCCTCGTCGGCTTCGGCTGGGCCAAGCCCGTGCCGGTGAACGGCTGGCGGCTGACGCGCCAGGGAATGCTGCAAGTGGCCCTGGCCGGACCGGTCTCCAACATGATCCTGGCGACGATCGCGGCGCTGGGCGCCCGCGCGCTGTCGGCCTCGGACGGCCGCTGGCCGACGTTCGTCGCCTCGTTCCTCCTCTTCTTCGCGCTGTTGAACCTGTTCCTCGCCTTCTTCAACCTCATCCCCGTCGCGCCGCTCGATGGCTGGAAGGTCCTCATGGGGCTCGTGCCGGCGAGCCGCGCGGAGTGGCTGGCGCAGTACGAGCGCTACGGGCCCATCGTGCTCCTCATCGTCATCCTGATGGGTCGCAACGGAACGTTCGACATCTTCAGCTGGCTCGTGCAGGCCCCGGCGCAGTGGATCCTCCGCCTCTTGGCCGGCCCGGCGATCGCCTGATCGCCGCCCCGACCCCATGCCCGTACTGACCGCCGCCCGCTACCGCAACCGCCAGTTCTGGCACGCCCTCGCCGCCCGCCGCCGCCCGATCGACCCCGCACCCGCCCGCGCCGTCCTCCCGCCCGCCCTGTACGCGCTGTTCGAGCGGATGTCGCCCGAGGACCGCCAGCACGGCCTCGACGTCCTCGGTCGATTGCAGGCGGCCGGGGCGACCGCGCCGCCGCTCCTCCAGGCCGGGCTGCTGCACGATCTCGGCAAGGCGGAGGCCGGTGTCGGCTTGCCGCACCGCGTCGCGCGCGTCGTGCTCCGTCGCTCCGTACCGCCCGTGTGGCGCTGGCTGTCCGGCTGCCCGACGGGTTGGCGCCGGCCGTTCTGGGCCGTGGCGAACCATCCGGAGCGCGGGGCCGTTTGGGTGGAGACCGAGGGCGCCGCGCCGGACGTCGTCGCCCTCATCCGATACCACGAGCGCGAGGCGCCCGATGCCTGGCGCGGCACGCCGCTGACCGCGTGGCACGCGGCGCTGTGCGCGGCGGATGCGACGTGCTGAGAAGGAGGATGACCCATGGCCCGTGAGCAGCCCCCCGTCATCGCGATCATCGGCCTCGGTCCCGTCGGGACCGCGCTCGGCCGGGCGCTGGCGCACGTCCGGACGGACTACCGACTGGTGGGACACGACCGCGACGCTGCCCGCGCCAAGGCCGCACTGGCCGCCGGCGCAATCGACGAGGCGCGCTGGAACCTCGTGGCCGCCGTCGAGGATGCCGACCTGATCGTCCTGACCGAGCCGCTCGATCAGACGCTGCTGACGATCGAGCACATCGCGCCCCACGTCCGCCCCGGCTCGCTCGTCACGGACACAGCGCCCGTGATGCGCCCCGTGCTCCGCGCCGCCGCCGACCTGCCGGCGGGCGTCTCGTTCATCAGCGGCCACCCGATCCTCGCCGGTCGGCTCGTGGCGGCGGACGCGGCGGCTGCGGCGCCGGCAAGCGCGGCGGCCGATGCGACGCCGGTGAACGCCGACGCCGATGGGACGCCCGGCGCGGGCCGTACGGGGGCGGCGGCGTCACCATTCACCGGCGTCGCCTACTGCATCGTGCCGGCCGCGTCAGCCGACGCGGCGGCCGTCCGCGTGCTGACGAACCTGATCGACGCAATCGGCGCCGAGCCGTACTTCATCGACGCGGACGAGCACGACGCGCTCGCCACCGCTGTCGACCAGCTGCCCCACCTGGCCGGCGCCGCCCTGGCGCGCGTCCTCGGCCACAGCCCGTCGGCCACCGACATCGGGCGGCTGATGCCCCCGAGCATGCACACCACGTGGCTGGCCACCGGCCGCGACGGCGTGGACGCGGCCGCGGCTGCGATGATGGACCGGTCGGCCGTCCTGTCATGGCTGGACGCGCTCGGCCGCGAGCTCGCCGAGCTGCGCGTTCGCATCGCCGCGGCGGACGCGGCAGCGATCGGCGAATGGCTGACCGAGGCCGACGCTGCGCGTGCGCACCTGGCCCCTGCCAGCCTGGACCGGCGCCAAGGCGACGGCGTCGACCAGAACGCCGCCTGGAACGACATCGGGTCGGCGAACCCGCTGCGGGGGTTGTTGTTGGGGCGAAGGAAGGGGCGGTAGGGGTAGATAGGGCAGACAGGGACAGCGCAGGCGATCAACGGCTGAAGCCGTCGATCCTTGCGAACCGTGCGGTCCTTGCGATCCCAGAGTCCACACGACACCGGCACCACACCCCCACGCGGTACAATCCCGCCGTGACCGCAACCGCCCCACCCCCCGCCCCCTCGTCCTACCGCGTCCTCATGGTCGCCCCGACGTCGTTCTTCGGCGACTACGGCTGCCACGTGCGGATTCTCGAGGAGGCCCGCACGCTGCAGGCGATGGGGCACCACGTGCGCATCGTCACGTACCACAACGGCAACGACGTGCCAGGGCTGACCGTCCAGCGCTGCCTGCCGATCCCGTGGCGGGAGCGCTACGAGGTCGGCTCGTCGCGGCACAAGCTGGCGTTCGACGTCCTGCTGTCCGCGCGCGTGCTCCAGAGCGCGCTCGCCTTCCGCCCTGACGTGATTCACGGCCACCTGCACGAGGGCGCGCTGATCGGCGGCGCGGTGGCGCGGCTCGTGCGGCGGCCGATCGTCTTCGACTTCCAGGGCAGCCTTTCGGGCGAGATGGTGGATCACGGCTTCGTCCGCGAGGGCGGCCGCTGGCAGGCGGCCGCACGCTGGCTCGAGCGGCGGATCGACCACCGGCCGGAAGCGATCGTGACGAGCACGGCTTTCGCCACCGAGCACCTCATCGATGACTTCGATGTGCCGCGCGCGCGGATCGTCGCCCTGCCGGACTGCGTGAACGCCGCCACGTTCCGCCCCGACGTCCTGACGCCCGCCGAGCGCGCCGCCGCCCGCCGCGCCCTCGGCCTGCCGGAGGCGGCGCCGATCGTCGTCTACCTCGGCCTGCTGGCGCGCCATCAGGGCACCAACGTCCTGCTCCACGCCGCCCGCAAGGTCATCGACGCACGGCCCGACGTGCGCTTCCTGGTGATGGGCTACCCCGGCACGGAGTGGTACGCCCGCCGCGCCGAGCAGCTCGGCCTGCACGGGCGCATCCTCTTCACGGGCCGCATCCCGTACGACCAGGCGCCGGCCCACCTGGCGCTCGGCGACATCGCCGTGGCGCCCAAGATCAGCACGACCGAGGGCAGCGGCAAGCTGCTGAACTACATGGCGATGGCGCTCCCGACGGTGACGTTCGACACCCCCGTCAACCGCGAGTACCTGGGCGACGACGGCCTCTTCGCCGCCCCGTTCGCCGACCCCGATGCCTTCGCCACCCGCATCCTCGACACCTTGGCCGACCCCGCCGGCGCCCGCGCGACGGGCGAACGACTGCGCGCCCGCGCGGTTGAGGGGTATGACTGGGCGCGGGCAGGAGAAACACTCGTCGACGTCTACCGAAGAGTCGGCGCGGGCGGTCACGGCCAACGCATGGACGCCCATCCCTCGTCTCCCGCTCTCCCCCCCCGCGAAGCATCCTCCCCCTCCCCCAGACTTGGGGGAGGGGGTCGGGGGGAGAGGGCCTTAGGCCGTCGGGTGGAGAGAGCTGAAGGCCGACGGCCTGAGAGGCCCTCAGTCCGTCCGTCGAACACACCCTCCTCACCCCCCAAATGACCCCCCACACGAACCTCCCACACCAGGATCGCCCCCTCGCCCACCGCCTGCGCGAGCTCTGGGCCTACCGCCATCTCGTCGGCAACCTCGTGATCCGCGACCTCAAGGTGCGCTACAAGAACTCGGTGCTCGGCGTCCTGTGGTCGCTGGCCAGCCCGCTGCTGATGATGCTCGTGTTCTACGTGATCTTCGGCGTGATGCAGAGCCCGTCTGTCGACCGTGCGTTCCACCTCTTCGTGCTGACGGGATTGCTGCCCTGGAACTGGTTCAGCATGAGCGTGGCGGGCGGCGTCGGGTGCGTCGTCGGGAACGCATCGCTGATCAACAAGGTCTACTTTCCGCGTGAGGTCCTGCCGGTCGGCGTCGTCCTCGGCGAGCTCGTGAACTTCCTGTTCGCGCTGCCCGTGCTCATCGCCATGCTCGTGCTGTGGGACATCCCGCTGACGATCCATGCCCTCTGGCTGCCCGTGATCATCGCCATCCAGGCCGTCTTCACGCTCGGCATCGTCTTCCTGCTCTCGTGCGCCAACGTCTACTACCGCGACACCGCCAAGATCATGGAGGTCGTGCTGTTGGCCTGGTTCTTCGGCACCCCGATCTTCTACGACTATGGCGCGTTCAACCGCGTGATCCACATCGTCGGCTGGCCGATCGAGACCGGCCGCCTGGCCTACATCCTCAACCCGATGGGCACGCTCGTGGCCAACTACCGCACCGTCCTGTACGGCTCGCCCGACGGCCCGCCGAGCGCCCCCGACGCGCTCTTCCTGCTCCGCACCGCCCTGACGGCCTTCGCGATCCTGGCCATCGGCTATTGGGCGTTCGCGCGGCGGTCTGGCCGGTTCGGGGAAGAGGTATAGCGTGGGCCACATCGCAAGGGCTTGCTCGGCTCGATGCGTGGGCCGGTGGGCGCCCCGTGGAGCGGCACGGTCCGCTGCGCGGCGATCACGAAGCGCGCCGCAAGGAACGGCACGATGAGCGGTGCGATCCGCTTCGAGGGCGTCACGAAGTCGTTCGTCATCGCCCACGACCGGCCGCGCAGCTTCCAGGAGGCGTTCGTCCGCGTCTTCCGCCGGACCGCCGCGGCCGAACGAGACGTCCTCGTGGCGCTCGACGACGTCTCGTTCGACGTCGCGCCCGGCACGGCCGTCGGGCTCGTCGGGCCGAACGGAACCGGAAAGAGCACGGCCCTCAAGCTTGTGGCGCGGATCGTCGAGCCGTCCGCCGGGCGGGTCGAGGTCAGCGGGCGCGTCGCGGCGCTGCTCGAGCTCGGCGCCGGCTTCCACCCTGACCTGACCGGCCGCGAGAACGTGTACTTGAACGGCTCGCTGCTCGGCCTCGGACGGCGCGACATGAGCCGCCGCTTCGACGCGATCGTGGCCTTCAGCGAGCTCGAGCGCTTCATCGACGTGCCGGTGAAGCACTACTCGTCCGGCATGTACATGCGCCTCGGCTTCGCCACGGCCATCCACCTGGACGCCGAGATCCTGCTGATCGACGAGATCCTGGCCGTGGGCGATCAGGCTTTCCAGCACAAGTGCCGCGAGCGGATCACGTCCCTGCGCAAGTCCGGCGTCACGATCCTCCTCGTGAGCCACGACACCGAGGCCGTCCGCGAACTCTGCGACCGCGCGATCTGGCTCGAGGACGGCGTCATCCAAGCGGACGGCTCGTGCGACGACGTGCTGCAGGGCTACTACCGCAGCATGGTCGCGCGCGAGGAGGCGCGCCTGGAGGCGGAAGCAGCGGCCGAAGCGGCAGCCGAAGCGGCAGCCGAAGCCGCGGCCGACGCCTCCGCCCCCACGTCGCCCCACGCCGACACCGGCGCCCCAACCACCGGCCGTGTAGGGGCACGGCATGCCGTGCCCCCCTCGCCGACCTCCCCACCCCGCCCCCCCACCTCCCCCGACCGCTTCGGCAGCGGCGAGGTCGAGATCGCCGACGTCGAGGTCCTCGGCCCCGACGGCACCCCCCACCCGATCGTCCTGACCGGCCAGCCCCTCACGATCCGCCTCCACTACGTCGCCCACCGCCGGATCGACCACCCCGTCTTCGGCATCGCCGTCCACCGCGACGACGGCACGCACGTCTCCGGCCCCAACACGCGCGACGCCGGGTTGTCGATTCCCTACATCGACGGTCCGGGAACGATCGACGTCCGCATCGACCGGCTGACGCTGCTCGAGGGCAACTACGAGCTCTCCGCCGCGTGCTACGACGACGCGCTGTCCCACGCCTACGACCACCACCACCGCCGCTTCCCGATGCGCGTCCGCGCCGGCGACATCCGCGAGCGCTTTGGGCTGCTCGCGCTCGATGCGGCGTGGACACATCGGGCGGGGGATCGGGGCGACGAACGCTGATGCCAACAACGCTCGCCACTGCCGTCGCCGTCGCCGCGACCGTCCTGATCGCGATCGCGCCAGGTTTGGCGCTGTTGCGCGTGTGCGGGGCGGGGCCGCGCGATGTCGTGGCGCGGGTAGGGGTGGCGGCGGGGGTAGGGCTGGCGGTGGTGCCGGTGGTGTACCTGTGGGCGGCGACGATTGGGGTTGGGATCGGGCCGGTGACGTGGGGGGTCGTATTGTTGGGAGCGATGGTCGCGGGGGCCGGGACCCTCAGGCCGCCGGCCCCCGCGACCCTCGCCCTCGTCCTCGTCCTCTTCGTCCAACTCATCGCCCGCTGGTACGCGGCACGCACCATCGCCATCCCGGTCTGGGCCGACAGCGTCCACCACACGATGATCGCCGACCTCTTCGTCCGCCACCACGGCCTCCCGGCCGACTGGCTGCCGCTCGCGCCGCTCTCGACGTTCAGCTACCACTTCGGCTTCCACAGCATCGTCGCGGCCGTCGCCTCCCTCACCGGCATCGAGGTTCACCGCGCGGTGATCGTCGTCGGCCAAACGCTGATGGTCCTCCAAGCGCTGACCGTCGCCGGCCTGACGACGCTCCTCACGGGCCGCCGCTGGGCCGGCGTCGCGGCAGCCGTCGTCGTCGGCGGCCTCGGCCCGATGCCCGGCACGTACCTGACGTGGGGCCGCTACACGCAGCTGGCGGGACAGGTGGTGCTGCCGGCCGCGCTCGGCATGGCGGTGCTCGCGGCGCGCGAACCGTGCCGGCTGGCCGCGGACGACGATACGCTCGGCCGGCGGCGGGCGGTGGGGCGGATGATCGCGGCCGCGGTCATCGTCGCCGGACTCGCGCTCACGCACTACGTCGTGCTCGTGTTCTTCGTCGTCGCGGTCGGCGCGTGGTGGTTGGTGGACGGCGGCGCAGGCTGGGCGCAGCGGCGGGCATCGTTCGGGCGCCTCGTCGTCGTCGCGCTGGCCGCCGTCGTCCTCGCGCTGCCGTGGCTGCCGCGCTTCCTTGCCGGCAACCTCGATCGGAACGCGGCCGCGCTCGTCAGCACCGAGCTGCCCGGCGCAGTGTGGGGCGCGGTGACGCTTGCCTACGTCGTCGAGCACTTCGGCCAGTGGGTCGGCGTCGGCCTGACGGCTGTCACGGGCATTGCGCTCGCCGTCGGCCTGGCGCGGCGGGACCGCACCGTGGCTGTGGCGACGGTCTGGATCATCGGCCTCGTGGCCGCGTCCTACCCGCAGGCGTTCGGGCTGGCGATCACCGGGCCGCTGAAGGACTTCACGGTCCTGATCGGGCTGTACGTGCCCGCCGCATTGGCCATCGGCGCCGCCGCGGCGCTGACATTGGACATCCTGTCCGCAGGGTCCCTCCCCCAGCATTGGGGGAGGGACAGGCTGGCAAAGTCAGCCAGGGAGGGGGCCCGCGGCACCGCGACGACCGTTGGCATCGCGGCATCCGTCGCCCTCGCCGCCGTCCTCGGCTATCGCCAGCGCGATGTCATCCAGCCTGACCGCATCATCGCCACCCCCGCCGACGAGCGCGCCCTGGCGTGGGTCCGCGACCACACCCCCGCCGACGCCGTCTTCCTCGCCAGCGGCCAGCCGACGTACGGCGACACCGTGGTCCTCGGCGAGGACGGCGGCTGGTGGCTGCCCGTCCTCGCCGACCGCGCCTGCACGATCCCGCCCCTGCCGATCGGCCATGAGCTGACCGTCGAGCCGGACTATCGCCAGCGGACGGTCGATCTGGCGAAGGCCGTCGCCGCCGACCTCGGGGCGCCGGACACCGTCGCGCGGCTGCAGCGAGAAGGCGTGGAGTGGGCCTATGTGGGCCCAACGGCGAAGACGCTGACGGCGGGCAAGCTCGAAGCGGCGGGGTGGCGCATGGTGTACGACGAGGATGGGGCGTCGGTGTGGGTGGCGGCGTGGGGGGGAGGCTCGGGGGGTGAGGGCCTTGGGCCGCCGCCCGTGGACCAAGCCCCATGACCCTCATCATCGCCGGCGACCGCATCGCCCCCCGCATGGCCGGCCCGAGCATCCGCGCCCTCGAGATCGCCCGCGCCCTCCACGCACGCGGCCTCCCGGTGACGCTGGCCGCACCGGGCGAGGTCGCGCTCGATCTGCCGTTCCCGAGCATCGGCTACGACGTCCGCGGCGAGGCGCTGCGGGCAGCCGCCGCGGGCGCGACGTCGATCTTCATCCAAGGCCTCACCCTCGCCCAGTACCCGTTCCTGGCCGCGCTCGACATCCCGATCGTCGTCGACCTCTACGACCCGTTCGTCCTCGAGAACCTCCATGCCCGCGTCCACGACACGCCGTCGGGCCGCCGGAGAGGCCACGAGACGGACCTGGCCGCGCTCGTCGATCAGCTCAAGCGAGGGGACTTCTTCGTCTGCGCCTCCGAGATCCAGCGCGATTACTGGCTCGGCTGCCTGACGGCCGTCGGTCGGATCAACCCGCCGATCTACGACGGCGGCGCCGACCTGCGCCACCTCATCGACCTCCTGCCCTTCGGCCTGCCCGACACGCCGCCCGCCGTACCGACGACGCCCGTCCTCCGCGGCGTCCACCCGCACGTCGGCCCGGATGACCGCATCCTGCTGTGGGGCGGCGGCATCTGGGACTGGTTCGACCCGCTGACGTTGATCCGCGCCGTCGCCGCCGTCGCCGCCGAGCGCGACGACGTCCGGCTGTACTTCATGGGCACGCGCACGCCGAGCCTCTATCGCCCGAAGCAGACGATGGCCGACCAGGCCGTGGCCCTCGCCCGCGACCTCGGCCTCTTGGACCACATCGTCCTGTTCAACGACGGCTGGGTGGACTACGACGCCCGCGCCGGCTACCTGCTGGAAGCCGACCTCGCCGTCAGCACCCACCTGCCGCACGTCGAAACGCGCTACGCCTACCGCACGCGCCTGCTGGACTGCATCTGGTCCGGCCTGCCGATGCTCGTCACGGACGGCGACGTGCTCGCGGACGTCGTGCGGCGCGAGGGCCTCGGCGAGGTCGTACCGCCCAACGACGTCGGCGCCGCGGCCGCCGCCCTGCGCCGGATGCTGGCCGTCGTCGATGCCGCCGCAGCGAGGGGCGACGCGACCCGCGGGCGCGCGGCGTACGCCGCGGCCTTCGAGCGCGTGCGCGCGTCGATGACGTGGTCGGCCGCGACGGCGCCGCTGGCCCGCTTCGCCGCCGCACCGGTGCGGGCGGCCGATCGGCCGATGGGCGACGTGCTGGCGGGCCGGGGGGCGGCGACGCCGGTGGCGGGGCTCCCGCGGCGGGCGGTGGAGATCGTGCGGGAGGGGGGGGTGTTGGCGCTGGTGGAGGAGGGGGTGCGGTACGTGCGATGGGTTCGGCGGGGGCGGTGAGGCGGGTATAGGCCTGAGGGCAGTGCCGGCGGAAGCACATTGCACCGTATGGAAACGCAACATAGAAGCGCGACGAAGAGCAACATAGAAACGTGACCGGACGCTATGGTGATTCTTGTCGGGACTCAATGTTGCTTTTGGGAACGATTCCACATTGCATCGTGATTCACATCCTGGCGACGCGCTTCGAGGACCGTTCGTACGCCTGCCTTGGCACGTCTGCCCGTTTCCCCCACCCCCCATCATCTGGCGTCATCGCCCCATGGACGTGCGATGACCCCGCCCCTCGACCTCACATCGCTCCGTCGGGCGCTCGCCGGCCTCGATCGTGGCTGCGAGCGCTCGCGCAGCGCGCCGGACGACGAGGAGCTGCGCGACGCCGCCCGCCGCCTGCTCGAGCAGCTGGAGGCACGCAACGATGCCTGACATTCAGGTCACCCAACGCCAGGCCACTACCCTGGACGTCGCCCCCGCTCACCTCGCTCTCCTGCGGGCGATCCTCGCCCGCCACATCCCCGACCGCACCGTCGTGGCCTTCGGCTCGCGGACAATCGGCGCGGCCAAGCCTTGGTCCGATCTGGACCTCGCGATTCTCGGCAACACGCGCCTGCCAGTGGTCGTGCTGGCACGCCTTGCCTCGGATCTCACGGAGTCAATGCTGCCCTTCCGCGTCGACATCGTCGAACGGGCCGCCGTATCTGGCGAGTTCGGGGAGCGAATCGACCGCGGCGCCTCGGTCGTGCGGTCCGGCGCGAGCGCGTAGCGCCTGTACGCAAAGCCACGGGATCGAGGCCCCGGTTGACTTGATCAACCTCGCGGAGGATGGACCCTTTCTCCAGCCCCCGCCCCCGCCCCCAACCGCGCCGCGCTGGCCGTCACCAACGCCGCCGCCAACGGCACCCCCCCCGCCGCCAGGTGCACATCCGCCAGCCGCAACAGCGCCGCCGCTTCGCACCAGCGCATCACCGCCGGGTCGATGCGCGGGTCGACCGCGGCGTGGGCGCGCCTGAAAGCCAGCGCCGCGCCCCGCAGCCGTGCCGCTCCGGTGGGCGTCTGGCAGCCGAGCCACACCAAGTGCGCGATGAAGTTCCCGACGTCG
Above is a window of Candidatus Avedoeria danica DNA encoding:
- a CDS encoding ABC transporter ATP-binding protein; the protein is MSGAIRFEGVTKSFVIAHDRPRSFQEAFVRVFRRTAAAERDVLVALDDVSFDVAPGTAVGLVGPNGTGKSTALKLVARIVEPSAGRVEVSGRVAALLELGAGFHPDLTGRENVYLNGSLLGLGRRDMSRRFDAIVAFSELERFIDVPVKHYSSGMYMRLGFATAIHLDAEILLIDEILAVGDQAFQHKCRERITSLRKSGVTILLVSHDTEAVRELCDRAIWLEDGVIQADGSCDDVLQGYYRSMVAREEARLEAEAAAEAAAEAAAEAAADASAPTSPHADTGAPTTGRVGARHAVPPSPTSPPRPPTSPDRFGSGEVEIADVEVLGPDGTPHPIVLTGQPLTIRLHYVAHRRIDHPVFGIAVHRDDGTHVSGPNTRDAGLSIPYIDGPGTIDVRIDRLTLLEGNYELSAACYDDALSHAYDHHHRRFPMRVRAGDIRERFGLLALDAAWTHRAGDRGDER
- a CDS encoding nucleotidyltransferase domain-containing protein, whose product is MPDIQVTQRQATTLDVAPAHLALLRAILARHIPDRTVVAFGSRTIGAAKPWSDLDLAILGNTRLPVVVLARLASDLTESMLPFRVDIVERAAVSGEFGERIDRGASVVRSGASA
- a CDS encoding glycosyltransferase family 4 protein, encoding MTLIIAGDRIAPRMAGPSIRALEIARALHARGLPVTLAAPGEVALDLPFPSIGYDVRGEALRAAAAGATSIFIQGLTLAQYPFLAALDIPIVVDLYDPFVLENLHARVHDTPSGRRRGHETDLAALVDQLKRGDFFVCASEIQRDYWLGCLTAVGRINPPIYDGGADLRHLIDLLPFGLPDTPPAVPTTPVLRGVHPHVGPDDRILLWGGGIWDWFDPLTLIRAVAAVAAERDDVRLYFMGTRTPSLYRPKQTMADQAVALARDLGLLDHIVLFNDGWVDYDARAGYLLEADLAVSTHLPHVETRYAYRTRLLDCIWSGLPMLVTDGDVLADVVRREGLGEVVPPNDVGAAAAALRRMLAVVDAAAARGDATRGRAAYAAAFERVRASMTWSAATAPLARFAAAPVRAADRPMGDVLAGRGAATPVAGLPRRAVEIVREGGVLALVEEGVRYVRWVRRGR
- a CDS encoding glycosyltransferase family 4 protein, with protein sequence MTATAPPPAPSSYRVLMVAPTSFFGDYGCHVRILEEARTLQAMGHHVRIVTYHNGNDVPGLTVQRCLPIPWRERYEVGSSRHKLAFDVLLSARVLQSALAFRPDVIHGHLHEGALIGGAVARLVRRPIVFDFQGSLSGEMVDHGFVREGGRWQAAARWLERRIDHRPEAIVTSTAFATEHLIDDFDVPRARIVALPDCVNAATFRPDVLTPAERAAARRALGLPEAAPIVVYLGLLARHQGTNVLLHAARKVIDARPDVRFLVMGYPGTEWYARRAEQLGLHGRILFTGRIPYDQAPAHLALGDIAVAPKISTTEGSGKLLNYMAMALPTVTFDTPVNREYLGDDGLFAAPFADPDAFATRILDTLADPAGARATGERLRARAVEGYDWARAGETLVDVYRRVGAGGHGQRMDAHPSSPALPPREASSPSPRLGGGGRGERALGRRVERAEGRRPERPSVRPSNTPSSPPK
- a CDS encoding ABC transporter permease, with protein sequence MTPHTNLPHQDRPLAHRLRELWAYRHLVGNLVIRDLKVRYKNSVLGVLWSLASPLLMMLVFYVIFGVMQSPSVDRAFHLFVLTGLLPWNWFSMSVAGGVGCVVGNASLINKVYFPREVLPVGVVLGELVNFLFALPVLIAMLVLWDIPLTIHALWLPVIIAIQAVFTLGIVFLLSCANVYYRDTAKIMEVVLLAWFFGTPIFYDYGAFNRVIHIVGWPIETGRLAYILNPMGTLVANYRTVLYGSPDGPPSAPDALFLLRTALTAFAILAIGYWAFARRSGRFGEEV
- a CDS encoding site-2 protease family protein, which codes for MIFELFRNPIQGVALITALVIGLTFHEYAHAWWANHLGDDTAARLGRLTLNPIKHLDPLGSLMMLLVGFGWAKPVPVNGWRLTRQGMLQVALAGPVSNMILATIAALGARALSASDGRWPTFVASFLLFFALLNLFLAFFNLIPVAPLDGWKVLMGLVPASRAEWLAQYERYGPIVLLIVILMGRNGTFDIFSWLVQAPAQWILRLLAGPAIA
- a CDS encoding prephenate dehydrogenase/arogenate dehydrogenase family protein, which codes for MAREQPPVIAIIGLGPVGTALGRALAHVRTDYRLVGHDRDAARAKAALAAGAIDEARWNLVAAVEDADLIVLTEPLDQTLLTIEHIAPHVRPGSLVTDTAPVMRPVLRAAADLPAGVSFISGHPILAGRLVAADAAAAAPASAAADATPVNADADGTPGAGRTGAAASPFTGVAYCIVPAASADAAAVRVLTNLIDAIGAEPYFIDADEHDALATAVDQLPHLAGAALARVLGHSPSATDIGRLMPPSMHTTWLATGRDGVDAAAAAMMDRSAVLSWLDALGRELAELRVRIAAADAAAIGEWLTEADAARAHLAPASLDRRQGDGVDQNAAWNDIGSANPLRGLLLGRRKGR